Below is a genomic region from Actinomadura sp. NAK00032.
CGGCCTGGCCGAGACGCGCAGCGCGGTGCTCCGCGGGGCGCTGCCGGGCGCGGGCCCGAGGGCGTCGGTCGCGTGAGCGGGCCCTCCGGTTTCCGGGACGCGCTGTCCCGGCTCGCCATGGCGCAGAAGACCGCCAAGGGCGCCCCGGCGTACTCGCGGTTCGTCAACCGCAAGCTGGGCCGGCTGCTGGCGGCCGCCTCCTACGTGCTCGGCCTGACCCCGAACATGGTGACGGGGATCAGCGCCGCGTTCACCTTCACCGGCATCGCGCTGATCGCGCTGGTGGATCCGGCGCCCTGGCTGGGCGTCGCGGTCTGCCTGGCGCTGATGGTCGGGTACGCCTTCGACGCGGCGGACGGCCAGCTGGCCCGGCTGCGCGGCGGCGGCTCGATGTCCGGCGAGTACCTCGACCACATGGTCGACAGCGCCAAGATCTCCGCGCTGCACCTGGCCGTGCTGATCTCCTGGTACCGGTTCGGCGACCTCGACGAGGCCGCGTACCTGCTGATCCCGGTCGGCTTCACGGTCGTGGCCGCGGTGATGTTCTTCGGCATGATCCTCAAGGACCTGCTGGCCCGCGCGCACCGCGCCCGGACCGGCGCGCAGGTGCCGCCCGCGGCCGCGCCGTCCCTGGTCCGCTCGCTGCTGGTCGTGCCCACCGACTACGGGCTGCTGTGCGTGGCGTTCCTGCTGCTCGGCGCGCCCTCGGTGTTCCGTCCGCTGTACGGGCTGATCTTCCTCGGCAACCTGCTGTTCCTGCTGGCCGCCGCCGTGAAGTGGTTCCGCGAGGTCGGCGCGCTGGACGCGCCGGCCCGTGAGCGCGAGGCGGCGCTGCGGTGAGCGCCGGGGTGAGCGGGGTCGTCGGCTACGTGCCGGGCGCCTACGACATGTTCCACATCGGGCACCTGAACATCCTGCGGCGGGCGCGCGGCGAGTGCGACCGGCTGATCGCGGGCGTCGTCACCGACGAGGTGCTGGAGCGGGTGAAGGGCCGGCCTCCGATCGTCCCGCTGGCCGAGCGCCTGGCGATCGTCGGCAGCATGGAGTGCGTGGACGAGGTCGTCACCGACGTGTCCAGCGACAAGGTCGTCATGTGGCGCGAGCTCGGCTTCGACGTGCTGTTCAAGGGCGACGACTGGAAGGGCACCGAGAAGGGCGACCGGCTGGAGGCCGACCTCGGCGCGGTCGGGGTGCGGGTCGTCTACTTCCCCTACACGGTGCACACCTCCAGCACGGCGCTGCGGCGGATGATCGCGGGCACGTGAGCGCCGCGCCCGGCACGTCACGGGGCGGGCCGGCGGGCGCGTAGTCTGGTAGGCGGTACCGGGGTCCGAGGGGATTTCCGGGTTTTCGGGCTGCCCTGCCTCGGGGTTATTCGGCGAATGTGCGGGCGAAGATGACGCTTTCTGGACTTGTTGACCTTGCGTGTACCGACTCCGGGCTGGAGCAGGCCCTGCGGCGGGCGCGCGCCGACCAGGAGGTCGTGGCGCCGGGCGCGCTCTGGCCGGTCCTCGCCGCCGCGCTGAGCCGCGCCCTGCGCGACCGCGGCGGCGACGGCGGCAACGGTGACGGCGGTGGCGGCGGCACGGTGCTCGCGGTGACCGCGACCGGCCGCGAGGCCGAGGACCTGACCGCCGCGCTGTCGAGCCTGATCGACCCGGCGCGGGTCGCGCACTTCCCGGCGTGGGAGACGCTGCCGCACGAGAAGCTGTCGCCGCGCTCGGACACCGTCGGGCAGCGGCTCGCGGTGCTGCGCCGCCTCGTCCACCCGGGCGCCGGCGGCCCGCCCACCGAGGAGGAGGCGCAGGAGGGGTCGGCGAAGGGCGGCGCGCTGGACGTCGTCGTGACGCCGGTCCGCGCCGTCCTGCAGCCCATCGTGGCGGGCCTCGCCGACCTGGAGCCGGTGCGGCTCGTCTCCGGCGGGGACGCCGACATGGACGAGGCCGTCCGCCGCCTGGTGGAGGCCGGGTACCACCGCGTCGACCTGGTGGAGAAGCGCGGCGAGATCGCGGTGCGCGGCGGGATCCTGGACGTGTTCCCGCCCACCGAGGAGCACCCGCTGCGGGTGGAGTTCTGGGGCGACACCGTCGAGGAGATCCGCTACTTCAAGGCCGCCGACCAGCGGTCGCTGGAGGTCGCGCAGGGCGGGCTGTGGGCGCCGCCGTGCCGCGAGCTGCCGCTGACCGAGCAGGTGCGCGAGCGCGCGAAGCTGCTCGCCGAGGAGCACCCGGCGCTGGAGGAGATCCTCGGCCGGATCGCCGACGGCGACACCGTCGAGGGCATGGAGGCGTTCTCGCCCGTCCTCGCCGAGCGGATGGAGCTGCTCACCGACCTGCTGCCGGACGGGTCGGCGCTGCTGGTGTGCGAGCCGGAGCGGATCCGGACCCGGGCGGTGGAGCTGGTCCGCACGAGCCAGGAGTTCCTGGAGGCGAGCTGGGTCAACGCCGCTGCCGGGGGAGAGGCGCCGATCGACCTCGGCGCCGCCGCGTTCCGCTCGCTGGAGGAGGTCCGCGAGCACAGCACGGAGCTGGGGCTGCCGCGCTGGAGCGTGACGGCGCTCAATCCCGAAGGCGACGCGCTGAGCCTGGGCGCGGTCCCGGCGGAGGCGTACCGGGGCGACACGTCCCGCGTCGTCGGCGACCTGAAGGGCTGGATCGACGGCGGCTGGCGCGTCGTGATGGTCACCGCCGGGCACGGGCCCGCCGAGCGGCTCGTCCAGCTCGTCGGGGAGGAGGGCATCGGAGCGCGGCGCGCCGACCTCGCGGCGCCGCCCGAGCCGTCCGTGGTGACCGTCGCGACGGGGCTGCTGGAGAACGGCTTCGTCTGGGAGTCGGTCAAGCTCGCGGTGCTGACCGAGACCGACCTGTCCGGCCAGAAGTCCTCCACCAAGGACGCGCGGCGCATGCCGTCGCGGCGGCGCGGCGGCATCGACCCGCTGCAGCTCAAGGCGGGCGACTACGTCGTGCACGAGCAGCACGGCGTCGGCCGGTACGTGGAGATGGTCAGCCGGACGGTGCAGGGCGCCACCCGTGAGTACCTGATCCTGGAGTACGCCAAGAGCGACCGGCTGTTCGTCCCGACCGACCAGCTGGAGGAGCTGACCCGCTACGTCGGCGGCGAGGCGCCGAGCCTGCACCGGCTCGGCGGCGCCGACTGGCAGAAGGCCAAGTCCCGCGCCCGCAAGGCGGTCAAGCAGATCGCCGGGGAGCTGATCCGGCTGTACTCGGCGCGGATGGCGAGCCCCGGCCACCCGTTCGCGCCCGACACGCCCTGGCAGCGCGAGCTGGAGGACGCGTTCCCCTACAACGAGACGCCCGACCAGCTGGCCGCCATCGACGAGGTCAAGGGCGACATGGAGAAGCCCACCCCGATGGACCGGCTGATCTGCGGCGACGTCGGCTACGGCAAGACCGAGATCGCGGTGCGGGCGGCGTTCAAGGCGGTGCAGGACGGCCGGCAGGTCGCGGTGCTCGTCCCGACGACGCTGCTGGTGCAGCAGCACATGTCGACGTTCAGCGAGCGGTTCGCGGCGTTCCCCGTCGTGGTGAAGCCGATCAGCCGGTTCCAGACCGACAAGGAGATCGAGGAGACGCTGCGCGGGCTGTCGGACGGCACCGTGGACGTCGTCGTCGGCACGCACCGCATCCTGTCGTCGCAGACCCGGTTCAAGAACCTCGGGCTCGTCATCATCGACGAGGAGCAGCGGTTCGGCGTCGAGCACAAGGAGGAGCTGAAGCGGCTCCGGACGCAGGTGGACGTGCTCGCCATGTCCGCGACGCCGATCCCGCGCACGCTGGAGATGGGGCTGACCGGCATCCGGGAGATGTCGACGATCCTCACCCCGCCGGAGGAGCGGCACCCGGTGCTGACGTTCGTCGGCCCGTACGAGGAGAAGCAGATCGCCGCCGCGATCCGCCGCGAGCTGCTGCGCGAGGGCCAGGTGTTCTTCGTGCACAACCGGGTCCGCTCGATCAACAAGGTCGCGGCGAACCTGGCCCGGCTCGTCCCGGAGGCGCGGGTCGCGGTCGCGCACGGGCAGATGAACGAGAACGAGCTCGAGAAGGTCATGGTCGACTTCTGGGAGAAGAACTACGACGTCCTCGTCGCGACCACGATCGTCGAGTCCGGCCTGGACGTGCCGAACGCCAACACCCTCATCGTCGACCGCGCCGACATGTACGGGCTGTCGCAGCTGCACCAGCTGCGCGGGCGCGTCGGGCGCGGCCGGGAGCGCGCGTACGCCTACTTCCTGTACCAGCCGGAGCAGCCGCTGACCGAGACCGCGCACGAGCGGCTCGCGACGCTGGCGCAGCACACCGAGGTCGGCGCGGGCATGTACGTCGCGATGAAGGACCTGGAGATCCGGGGCGCGGGCAACATCCTCGGCGCGGAGCAGTCCGGGCACGTCGCCGGGGTCGGGTTCGACCTGTACGTCCGGATGGTCGGGGAGGCCGTCCGGGACCTGAAGGAGGGCGGCGCCGGCGCGGCCGAGTCCGTCGAGACGAAGGTCGAGCTGCCCGTCGACGCGCACCTGCCGCACGAGTACGTGCCGGGGGAGCGGCTCCGGCTGGACGCCTACCGCCGCATCGCCGCGATCACCTCCGACGACGAGATCGGCGCCGTGCACGACGAGCTGAAGGACCGCTTCGGCCCGCTGCCCGTCCCGGTGCTGAACCTGCTGGAGGTGGCGCGGTTCCGCGCGAAGGCGCGCCGGGCCGGGCTGAGCGACGTCACCCTGCAGGGCAACTTCGTGAAGTTCACGCCGGTGAACCTGCCCGACTCCAAGCAGGTCAGGCTCCAGCGGCTGTACCCGAAGAGCATCCTGAAGCCCGCGACCGACACCCTGCTGGTGCCGATGCCGAAGACCGCGCCGCTCGGCGGCCGGCCGCTGCGCGACCAGGAGCTGCTGACGTGGGCGACCGGCCTGGTCGAGGCGCTGTTCCTCGAACCGGCGTCCACCGCCGCCAAGCGGTAGCCTGGGCCCGCCCCGACGACGAGATCCATGACGAGACGAGGATTCCGTGCCTGGTAAGTCCGTGAAGGCGGTGGTGGCGGTCGCGCTGGCGGCCGGCGCGCTGGCCGGCTGCGGCGGCTCCCCGAAGGTCGGCACCGCCGCCCTCGTCGGCGACGACCGCATCACCGTCACCGAGCTCAGCCAGACCGTCCGCGACTGGCGCACCCAGTTCCGCGCCGACCCGGCGGCCAACGAGCTGCGCGCCAACCCCGCGAACCCGGCGCCGCAGCTCGCCGGCGAGTCCGAGTCCGACCTGCAGGGCGCGCTGACCCTGCTGATCAACTTCCAGGTCGCCGGCGAGGTCGCCGAGCGGGCCGGGGTGAAGGTCACCGACGGGCAGGTGGACACCGCGGTGCGGGCGCTGGACGGGCGCGGCGGCGCCGGCTCGATCACGCTGGCGAGCGGGCTGCCCCGCGACCACACCCGCGACCTGGCGCGCCTGGTGGCGACGCAGGCGGCGGTCATGCAGCGGTTCGGCGCGGACATGAACAATCGGCTGAGCCCGGCGACGCAGCAGGCCGGCCGGCGCTGGAACGAGCTGTTCCAGCAGACCGCGAACGGCATGCACATCGAGGTCAACCCCCGCTACGGGACCTACGACCCCGGCAAGTTCGAGATCGCTCCGATCACCTACCGGCTGTCCAGCCCCGACTCGGGTATCTGAGGCGCATGGCGCTGACACTGCTGGCGACCACGCACCGGGTCGCGCCGGGGCTGCTGACCTGGCGGGCGTGGGACGCGCTCCGCTCGGCGGGCGCCGTCCGGCTGCGCGACGGCCATCCGCTGCTGCCGTCGCTGCGCGACGCCGGGGTCGCCGCCGAGACCGTCGCCGAGCCCGACGCGGCGCGGCTGGTCGCGGACGCGCGGGCCGCCGACGTCGTGTGGGTCGCCGCCCCCGAGGGCGACGAGGACCTGATGCGCGAGGTCGGGACGCTCGTCGTCAGCGACCCGCTGGACGTCGAGGTGCTGCACGGCTCCTACGACCTGCCCGGCGCGCGGCTGCTCGACCTGGTCTCCGTCATGGACACGCTGCGCCGCGAATGCCCGTGGGACCGCAAGCAGACGCACACCACGCTCGTCCCGTACCTGCTGGAGGAGGCGTACGAGGTCCTCGACACGATCGAGTCGGGCGACTACGGCGCGCTCCGCGAGGAACTCGGCGACGTGCTGATGCAGGTGGCGTTCCACTCGGTGGTGGCCGCCGAGCGCGACGACGAGACCGCGTTCACCATCGACGACGTCGCCGCCGCGATCGTGGAGAAGCTGGTCCGCCGCCATCCGCACGTGTTCGCGGACGTGACCGTCTCCGGCGCCGACGAGGTCAACGCGAACTGGGAGCAGATCAAGGCGGCCGAGCGGGCGGCCAAGAGCGGCGCGGAGGCGTCCGCGCTGGACGGGGTGCCGATGGGGCAGCCCGCGCTGTCGCTGGCGGCGCAGCTCCAGCGCCGCGCGGCGCGGATGGAGGCCCCGGCCGACCTCGCCGCCGGCCTCGCCGGGCCCGGTGAGGCGCCCGGGGACGACGCGGCCGGGGCGAATGATCTGGGTTCGCGGCTTTTCGCCCTCGTCCGCGAGGCGGTGGAGCGGGGAGCCGACCCCGAAGCGGAGTTGCGCGCCGTTTCCCGGGTATTCCGCGAACGTGTCCAAGCGTGGGAACGACGGCGGCAGCGCGCCTGATCCACGGGGGAAGCCCGGGTCGCGGGGACGTGGATCGCCGGGATTAGGGCGGAACATCGGCAATGGGGTGGTCCGTCCGCGAAGGCGCGTTTACTCTAGGCGCGTGCCGACCGGGGCGGATGGTGACCCAGGGAATCGCGACGCGGGAAGCGGTGTCCCGGCTCCGCCGCGCCCTCGGCCGCACCGGATCCTGACCGCGTCCACGACCCGCGCCGAGAAGCTCCGCGCGCTGCGCGGGCTGGGCGCGCTCGGCGGCCTCGCCGGGGTGCTCGTGGCGCTGATGCTGCTGCCCACCGCGTGCACGGCGGGCGTCGGCGCCCGCGACACGGCCCGCTGGTTCGACAGCGACCCGGTGAACCTGACGACGTCCGGCGTCCCGCAGCGGTCCACGATCCTCGCCGCCGACGGCTCGAAGCTCGCGACGTTCTTCTACCAGAACCGGGTGGACGTCCCGCTCAACAAGATCGCGCCGGTCGCGCGCACGGCGGTGCTCGCCATCGAGGACAGCCGCTTCTACGAGCACGGCGCCATCGACCTCCAGGGCACGCTGCGGGCGCTGGCGAGCAACCTCAGCAGCGGGCAGGTCACGCAGGGCGGGTCCGGCATCACCCAGCAGTACGTGAAGAACCTGCTGCTCACCCAGGCCGACAACGACGAGGAGCGGCAGGCCGCCAAGGAGGTCACCACCGCCCGCAAGATCCGCGAGCTGCGCTACGCGGTCGCGGTGGAGGAGAAGTTCAGCAAGGACGAGATCCTGCGCCGCTACCTCAACATCGCCTACTACGGCGACGGCGCGTACGGCATCGAGGCCGCGTCCCGCCACTACTTCTCCAAGCACGCCTCCCAGCTGGACCTCCCCCAGGCGGCGCTGCTCGCCGGGATCATCCGCTACCCCTACGCCTACGACCCGACCCGGCACCCCGGCGAGGCCCGGCAGCGCCGCGACACCGTCCTGGACCGGATGGCCGCGCTCGGCTGGATCGACGCCGCCAAGGCGGCCGAGGCCAAGCGCCGGCCCATCGGGCTGAAGATCGACAACATCCGCAGCGGCTGCGTGTCCAGTAAGGCGCCGTTCTTCTGCGACTACGTGCAGCGCGAGATCCTCACCAACCCGGTGTTCGGCAAGACCGCCAAGGACCGGGAGAAGCTGCTCAAACGCGGCGGCCTCACGATCCGCACCACCATGGACCCGCGGGCGCAGAAGGCGGCGCAGCGCGCGGTGGACCGGCACGTCCCGCCGAAGAACTCCGCGCACAAGGCCGCCGCCGAGGCGATGGTCGAGCCGGGCACGGGCGAGATCAAGGCGATGGTCGTCGACCGCGACCTCGGGCCCGACAAGGAGCGCGGCAAGACCTGGATCAACTTCGCGGCCGACGCCAGCCACGGCTCCAGCATCGGCATGCAGGCCGGGTCGACGTTCAAGGCGTTCACGCTCGCCGCCGCGCTGGACGAGGGCATGCCGTTCGGCACCCGGCTGATGGCGCCGCGCGCCTACACCCCGGTCGGCTTCCGCAACTGCGACGGCGACCGGGTCGGCGACCCGAGCGCGTCGCTGCGCAACGCCGCCGACGGCGAGGGCGGCAGGCAGTTCAGCCTCGTCACCGGCACGCACCACTCGGTCAACACCTTCTTCCTCGCGCTGGAGAAGGAGGTCGGGCTCTGCGACACCGTCCGGATGGCCGAGCGGCTCGGGATGAAGCAGGCGAACGGCAAGCCGCTGGAGCAGTACCCGGCCTTCACGCTCGGCTTCAACCCCGTCTCCCCGCTGCGGCTCGCCGCCGCCTACGCCGCGTTCGGCGCGCGCGGCGAGTACTGCGAGCCGGTCGCCATCAAGTCCGTCAAGGACGCGGCGGGGCACAAGCTGAAGGTGCCGCCGCGCGACTGCGAGCAGGTGCTGGACGAGGGCGTCGCCGACGCCGTCAACTACGTGCTGAAGGGCGTCCTCACCAAGGGCACGGCGCGGGGGATGGGCCTCGGCCGGCCCGCCGCCGGCAAGACCGGAACCGTCGACGACTTCTCCGCCGCCTGGTTCGCCGGGTACACCCCGGACCTCGCGGCGGCCGTCTGGGTCGGCGACCCGCGCGGCGGCTACCGGCACCCGATGGAGAACCTCTGCATGGACGGACGGTGCTACGGCGCCGTGTTCGGCGCGACGATCCCCGCGCCGATCTGGCAGCAGAGCATGACGGGGGCGCTGCGCCACACCGAGCCGTCGTCGTTCCACCGGCCGCCGTCGCTCTACTTCAGCAAGGGGTCCGGCGAGGACCGGGTGAAGGTGCCCGACGTGCGCGGGATGAAGCTGAGGGACGCCGTCGCCAAGCTCCGCGCCGCGGGCTTCACCACCAACGTCGGCGCGCAGGTCGCCTCCGACCGGTACCCGAAGGGGACGGTGGCCGAGATGTCGCCCGCCCCCGGCCCGGCCGAGCCCGGCACGACCATCACGCTGCGCGCCAGCCGGGGCCCGGAGCGGCCCGAGCAGCCCGGGGACCCGGAGGGACCGGACGGCCCGCAGCCGCCGCGCCCGCCGGTGACGATCCCGCCGCTGCCCGGCGACCCGGCCCGGCCGCCGCCGCCGTGACGCCGCGCGGGGGCCGGGATGTGACCCGTCCGACCTGCGGGTCCGTGTGATCGTCGCGATGATCGGGTAGGGCTCGACAGGGGCGTCGGGACCCCCGCGGGATCCGATCGGGGGGACGATCGTCATGCGAGCCATCGCCGTGTCCGAGTACGGTGCCACGCCGGCGCCGATGAACCTGCCGCGCCCCGAGCCGGGGCCCGGCGAGATCCTGGTGAAGCTGATCGCGGCCGGGCTCAACCCGATGGACTGGAAGATCGCCGACGGGTTGCTCAAGGACTCCGTCGACGCGTCGTTCCCGCTGGTCATCGGCCAGGACGGCGCGGGCGTGGTGGACGCGGTCGGCGACGGAGTGACCCGGCTGCGGCACGGCGAGCAGGTCTACGGGGTCTTCGGCGCGCCCGAGCGCGGCCTCGGCAGCTACGCCGAGTACGCGATCGCCCGCGACGACGGGCCGGTCGCGAAGATGCCGGCGGGCATGATCTACACGCAGGCGGCGGCGGTGCCGATCGCGAGCATGAGCGCGCTCGCCATGGTGGACCGGGCGCGCGTCGACGCCGGGCAGACCGTGCTGGTCGTGGGCGCCACCGGCGGCACCGGGCAGAGCGCGGTGCAGCTCGCCGCCCGCGCGGGCGCCAAGGTGATCGCGACCGCCCGCGACGACATGGCGGGCACGATGCGGCGCCTCGGCGCGGACGAGACCGTCGACCACTCCAAGGGCGACCTCAACGGGCAGGTGCTGGCCGTCCACTCCGGCGGGGTCGACGCGATCCTCGACATGGCGAGCGACACGACCGCGGCCGAGCACCTCGCGCAGCTGCTGCGCCCCGGCGGCACCTACCTGAGCACCGTCTGGGCGGTGAACCCGGACGCGATGGCGGCGCGGGAGTTGCGCGGCATCAACTTCGAGGTCGCGCCGTCGGCGGAGCTGCTGGACCGGCTGTCGGACATCATCGACGCGGGGGAACTGCGCGTCCGGGTCGAGTGGGAGGCGCCGTTCGCCGAGGCCGCCGGCGCGCTGGCCGCCAACCGGGCCGGCGGCGCCCGCGGCAAGACCGTGATCCGCATCTGACAGTGATCCGCATCTGACAGTGATCCGGTTCTGACAGTGATCAGCGTCTCAGGGCGGGGCGGCGGCGTGCAGAGCGGCGGGAGGCGGGCATGCAGAGGTGCATGCAGGGGCCGCCCGCGCGGGCGGCCCGAGACGGGAGGACCAGATGAACCAGTCCGAGGGGGAGCTGCGCGAGAGGCTCGGCCAGGTCGAGGACTCCCTCGACCGGCTCCGCGCCGACCTGCCCGACCCGCCCGGTGACGCCGGCGACTTCGTCGACTCCGGGCAGTACCTCGCCCAGCGGGAGGAGCTGGAAGGGCAGATCGAGCTGCTCGAGAACGAGCGCGAGCGCCTCCGCGACGCGCTCGGCCTCGGCTGAACCCGGCCGCGACCCGCCCGGAGCAGGCCGGGAACAAAGGCGGGGCACTCCCGGTTGGCGGGGTTGTACCACGCGACCGAGGGGAGGCCGGGATGACCGTCTACGAGGAGTTCGAGCGCGCCACGCTGTTCTTCGACGCCAAGGACTACGCCGGCGCCGCGCGCCTGCTCGCCCCGATCGTCGAGGGCGACCCCGGCAACCGCGCCGCCGTCGAGCTGCTCGGCCGCGCCTACTTCCACAGCGCGCAGCTCGGCCGCGCCGAGGCGGTCTTCCGCCGCCTCGTGGACCTCGACCCCTGCAACGGCTGGGCCCACGAGGCGCTCGCCCGCACTCTGGAGCGGCGCGGGCGCGCGGCGGAGGCGGGCAGGTTCCGCAAGCTGGCCCGCGCGATGGGCGTCGAGCCCGCGCCCGGCGTCGAGGTCTCCGTCACCGCCGCCGACCTGGCCTGACACCGCGTCGGCACGCCCCCGCCGGGCGGGTCACCGGCGGGGGAGGCGCAGCACGAACCGGGCGCCGGTGCGGCCGTCCAGGCGGTCGGTGAGGATCAGCGACCCCTGGTGCGCCACCGCGATGTCCCGGGAGATCGCGAGGCCGAGGCCGGTGCCGCCCGCGTCGCGGTGCCGGCCCTCGGCCAGCCGGGTGAACCGCTCGAACACCCGCTCGCGGTCCTCCGGCGGGACGCCCGGGCCGTCGTCGATCACCTCGACGACGGCGGTCGCGGGCAGCTCCGCGCGCAGGATCATCGTCACCTCCGACGCCGCGTGCCGGTCGGCGTTGTCCAGCAGGTTCGTCAGCAACCGGGCCAGTTCGCTGCGTCCGCCGTCCACCGTCACCGAGCCCTCCGACAGGACGGTCACCTGGGTGCGCCGGGGACGGCGCAGGACCTCCTCGTCCGCCAGCTCCGTCAGGTCCACCGCCTCGCGCGGGAAGTTGCGGTCGGCCTCCAGCCGCGCCAGCGCCAGCAGGTCGTCCACCACCGCCGACAGCCGCTCGGTGTTCTCCAGGACGGCCCGCAGCGTCTCCGGCACGTCGGCGTCCTCCGGCGCGGTCAGCGCCAGCTCCACCTCCATCCGCAGCGCGGTGAGGGGGCTGCGCAGCTCGTGCGAGACGTCGGAGACGAACCCGCGCTGCCGGGCCACCGCCTGCTCCAGCCGGTCGAGGGTCGCGTTGACGCTCTCGGCGAGCAGCCCCACCTCGTCGCGGCGGGCCGGCACCGGCACCCGGCGCTCCAGGTCGGTGGCGGTGATCTCGTCCAGCTCCCGGCGGATCGCGTCGACGGGCCGCAGCGTCCGGTTGGCCGACAGCCACGTCGCGTAGCCGACGAGCCCGGTGATGAGCGGGACGCTGAGCCCGAGCAGCGCCGCCGGCACCGGCTGCGGCACCAGCCCCGGCTCGGGGGCCAGCGAGTAGACGAGCTTCGCCGACGGCCCGATCCCGACCTGGTACTCGACGATGAGGAAGCAGCGCCCGCCGGGCGCGTCGAGCCCGCACCGGCGGACGTCGCGGCGGTCGTCGTCGGGCGGCAGCGGCGGCAGCCGCACCGGCGCCCGGCCGCGCATCCGCGGCGACGCCGCGAGCACCCGGTCGTGCAGGTCGGTGACCTGGAGCAGCTCTCCGTCGGGCGCCGCGATCGGGCCGTGCAGCGTGCCGGTGTTGAGCGCGGTCGCCACCCGGCGCCCGTCGCGGGCCAGGCCGCGGATCGTGTCCGTGCGCGCCTGCTGCCTGATCAGCGTCAGCAGCACCGTGCACAGCACGCCGGACAGCACCAGCGCGACCAGCGCGGCCGCCAGCGTCACCCGGATCCGGATCTCCGGGCGACGAAGGACGGCCCGCCAGATCCAGTGGCTCAGTCCCGTGGACGGCCGGGGAAGCCGGAAGCGTATGGCGACCTCCCGGGTACGTATCTGCCAGTACCCGGGATTTCTTGCCGGAATGCGGCAAACGCCACCGCGGGGGACGGGTAAAACCCGGTCATGCCGCGTCCACGCCCCAGCGCCGCCTGACGGCGCCGTCCGCGACCCCGAACAGCTGGTCGATCACGATCCCGATGATCAGGATCACCAGCATGTAGGAGATCATGTCGGCGGTGTTGTTCAGCTCCCTGGCCTGCGAGAGCAGCACGCCGAGCGACGTCGTGTCGCCGATGATGACCAGCAGCTCGCCCGCCATCAGGCTGCGCCACGCGAACGCCCAGCCCTGCTTCAGCCCGGCCACGAACGCCGGCAGCGAGGCCGGCATGACCAGGTGCCGGTACAGCAGGACGCCGCGCAGCCCCATCACCCGCCCCGCGCGAAGCAGGATCGGCGGGGTGTAGTCGACGCCCGCGATCAGCCCGTTGGCGATCGACGGCGCCGCGCCCAGGATCACCACGAACAGGATCGCGCTCTCGCTCAGCCGGAACAGCAGGATGGCGAGCGGGAACCACGCGATCGACGGCATCGTCTGCAGGCCCGTGATCAGCGACCCGAACGCGCGCCGCAGCACCCGGAACCGCGCCACCAGCACGCCGGTCAGCACCCCGGCGGCGACGGCGAGG
It encodes:
- a CDS encoding transglycosylase domain-containing protein, producing the protein MPTGADGDPGNRDAGSGVPAPPRPRPHRILTASTTRAEKLRALRGLGALGGLAGVLVALMLLPTACTAGVGARDTARWFDSDPVNLTTSGVPQRSTILAADGSKLATFFYQNRVDVPLNKIAPVARTAVLAIEDSRFYEHGAIDLQGTLRALASNLSSGQVTQGGSGITQQYVKNLLLTQADNDEERQAAKEVTTARKIRELRYAVAVEEKFSKDEILRRYLNIAYYGDGAYGIEAASRHYFSKHASQLDLPQAALLAGIIRYPYAYDPTRHPGEARQRRDTVLDRMAALGWIDAAKAAEAKRRPIGLKIDNIRSGCVSSKAPFFCDYVQREILTNPVFGKTAKDREKLLKRGGLTIRTTMDPRAQKAAQRAVDRHVPPKNSAHKAAAEAMVEPGTGEIKAMVVDRDLGPDKERGKTWINFAADASHGSSIGMQAGSTFKAFTLAAALDEGMPFGTRLMAPRAYTPVGFRNCDGDRVGDPSASLRNAADGEGGRQFSLVTGTHHSVNTFFLALEKEVGLCDTVRMAERLGMKQANGKPLEQYPAFTLGFNPVSPLRLAAAYAAFGARGEYCEPVAIKSVKDAAGHKLKVPPRDCEQVLDEGVADAVNYVLKGVLTKGTARGMGLGRPAAGKTGTVDDFSAAWFAGYTPDLAAAVWVGDPRGGYRHPMENLCMDGRCYGAVFGATIPAPIWQQSMTGALRHTEPSSFHRPPSLYFSKGSGEDRVKVPDVRGMKLRDAVAKLRAAGFTTNVGAQVASDRYPKGTVAEMSPAPGPAEPGTTITLRASRGPERPEQPGDPEGPDGPQPPRPPVTIPPLPGDPARPPPP
- a CDS encoding cell wall metabolism sensor histidine kinase WalK → MTLAAALVALVLSGVLCTVLLTLIRQQARTDTIRGLARDGRRVATALNTGTLHGPIAAPDGELLQVTDLHDRVLAASPRMRGRAPVRLPPLPPDDDRRDVRRCGLDAPGGRCFLIVEYQVGIGPSAKLVYSLAPEPGLVPQPVPAALLGLSVPLITGLVGYATWLSANRTLRPVDAIRRELDEITATDLERRVPVPARRDEVGLLAESVNATLDRLEQAVARQRGFVSDVSHELRSPLTALRMEVELALTAPEDADVPETLRAVLENTERLSAVVDDLLALARLEADRNFPREAVDLTELADEEVLRRPRRTQVTVLSEGSVTVDGGRSELARLLTNLLDNADRHAASEVTMILRAELPATAVVEVIDDGPGVPPEDRERVFERFTRLAEGRHRDAGGTGLGLAISRDIAVAHQGSLILTDRLDGRTGARFVLRLPRR
- a CDS encoding M48 family metallopeptidase, coding for MTVYEEFERATLFFDAKDYAGAARLLAPIVEGDPGNRAAVELLGRAYFHSAQLGRAEAVFRRLVDLDPCNGWAHEALARTLERRGRAAEAGRFRKLARAMGVEPAPGVEVSVTAADLA
- a CDS encoding NADP-dependent oxidoreductase, coding for MRAIAVSEYGATPAPMNLPRPEPGPGEILVKLIAAGLNPMDWKIADGLLKDSVDASFPLVIGQDGAGVVDAVGDGVTRLRHGEQVYGVFGAPERGLGSYAEYAIARDDGPVAKMPAGMIYTQAAAVPIASMSALAMVDRARVDAGQTVLVVGATGGTGQSAVQLAARAGAKVIATARDDMAGTMRRLGADETVDHSKGDLNGQVLAVHSGGVDAILDMASDTTAAEHLAQLLRPGGTYLSTVWAVNPDAMAARELRGINFEVAPSAELLDRLSDIIDAGELRVRVEWEAPFAEAAGALAANRAGGARGKTVIRI
- a CDS encoding ABC transporter permease — its product is MAHEVLKKGGPADGGPADGGAADGRRDRELAGLDALELGGGTRVRLARRAWSAAWPMAAAVLIALAAWQVVVWSGWKDPWVLPGPRDTLPVFWDQVTSGRFWEAVALTMRRALVGFALAVAAGVLTGVLVARFRVLRRAFGSLITGLQTMPSIAWFPLAILLFRLSESAILFVVILGAAPSIANGLIAGVDYTPPILLRAGRVMGLRGVLLYRHLVMPASLPAFVAGLKQGWAFAWRSLMAGELLVIIGDTTSLGVLLSQARELNNTADMISYMLVILIIGIVIDQLFGVADGAVRRRWGVDAA